A window of the Oscillospiraceae bacterium NTUH-002-81 genome harbors these coding sequences:
- a CDS encoding glycosyltransferase family 4 protein, with product MKNYNVSDEPVTEVAVDINDIKDTCNEKGRNEECVFLVAGRMIYRKGLDFLFDALMRIPQETRYQVRVVGDGPELEHLRKRGKEDLNLSEHVHCMGSIPYMEMEKEYAGADVFIMPSIRETTGTVLLEAMSKGIPVITINKFGGATLFDENTGWLYGGNSKEEYIENLKKAIFECIAYPDEVTRRGKNARKKAEKYTWQKKNEKYQAIYEELLKK from the coding sequence ATGAAGAATTACAATGTAAGTGATGAGCCAGTGACTGAGGTTGCGGTAGATATAAATGATATTAAAGATACTTGCAATGAAAAGGGCAGAAATGAAGAATGCGTCTTTCTGGTTGCTGGAAGAATGATATATCGAAAGGGCTTGGATTTTCTTTTTGATGCATTGATGAGAATTCCGCAGGAAACTAGATATCAGGTTAGAGTTGTAGGCGATGGCCCGGAACTTGAGCATCTACGTAAACGCGGTAAGGAAGACTTGAACTTGTCTGAGCATGTGCACTGCATGGGTTCTATTCCCTATATGGAAATGGAAAAGGAATATGCAGGTGCGGATGTATTTATTATGCCGAGCATTCGAGAGACGACAGGCACGGTCTTACTGGAGGCAATGTCAAAAGGTATTCCGGTTATCACCATTAATAAGTTTGGCGGAGCAACTCTTTTTGATGAAAACACCGGTTGGCTTTATGGAGGAAACTCGAAAGAGGAATACATTGAGAATTTAAAAAAGGCAATTTTTGAATGTATTGCTTATCCTGATGAAGTAACAAGGCGTGGAAAAAACGCACGGAAGAAAGCAGAAAAGTATACCTGGCAGAAAAAAAACGAGAAGTATCAGGCAATATATGAGGAACTGCTGAAAAAGTAA
- a CDS encoding glycosyltransferase translates to MRVLIINKFLYPNGGSETYIFKLGEHLEQMGHEVQYFGMEHEGRCVGNRVNAYTSDMDFHGGSKLSKLTYPIKTIYSKEAREKLRLVLDDFKPDVCHLNNFNYQLTPSIILGIVKWRKETGRDCKIIFTAHDYQLVCPNHMLNNPNTHQNCEKCLGGHFVNCMKGKCIHGSTAKSAIGMMEAEFWKGKGTYKYIDTMICCSEFMKSKMDTNPLFATKTIAMHNFIDKVEWKETEKKDYILYFGRFSEEKGIGTLIKVCKELPDVQFIFAGTGPLEETVNGIKNIKNVGFQKGEALEKLIREARFSIYPSEWYENCPFSVMESQMYGTPVLGANIGGIPELIQVGKTGELFESGNAEDLKKKIEKLWGDKKLCAEYSANCKDISFDTIDEYYEKIMKVYQ, encoded by the coding sequence ATGAGAGTATTGATAATAAATAAGTTTCTGTATCCAAATGGTGGCTCAGAAACCTACATATTTAAATTAGGTGAACATCTGGAACAGATGGGACATGAAGTTCAGTACTTCGGTATGGAGCATGAAGGCCGCTGCGTGGGTAACCGTGTCAATGCTTATACATCTGATATGGACTTCCACGGCGGCAGCAAACTGAGCAAGCTGACTTACCCCATCAAAACTATCTATAGCAAGGAAGCAAGAGAAAAATTAAGACTGGTACTAGACGACTTCAAGCCGGATGTCTGTCACCTGAACAACTTCAACTACCAACTGACACCTTCCATCATTCTGGGAATCGTGAAGTGGCGCAAGGAGACCGGAAGAGATTGTAAGATCATCTTCACGGCACATGACTACCAGCTGGTCTGCCCGAACCACATGCTGAACAATCCGAACACCCACCAGAACTGTGAGAAGTGCCTCGGCGGCCATTTCGTGAACTGCATGAAAGGCAAGTGCATCCACGGTTCCACGGCGAAATCTGCTATCGGTATGATGGAGGCTGAGTTCTGGAAGGGGAAGGGTACCTACAAGTACATTGACACTATGATCTGCTGCTCTGAGTTCATGAAGAGCAAGATGGACACGAATCCGTTGTTTGCAACTAAGACAATCGCAATGCACAACTTCATCGATAAGGTGGAGTGGAAGGAAACGGAAAAGAAGGATTACATCCTTTACTTTGGGCGCTTTTCGGAGGAGAAGGGTATCGGCACGCTCATCAAGGTCTGTAAGGAACTGCCGGATGTACAGTTCATCTTCGCTGGCACCGGTCCTCTGGAAGAGACAGTAAATGGTATTAAGAACATCAAGAACGTTGGCTTCCAGAAAGGCGAGGCACTGGAAAAGCTCATCCGTGAGGCACGGTTCTCCATTTACCCTTCTGAGTGGTATGAGAACTGCCCGTTCTCTGTGATGGAATCCCAGATGTACGGCACGCCGGTGCTGGGAGCGAACATCGGTGGCATCCCGGAACTGATTCAGGTTGGTAAGACCGGCGAGTTGTTTGAGAGCGGTAATGCCGAAGATCTGAAGAAGAAGATCGAGAAGCTCTGGGGTGATAAGAAGCTGTGTGCGGAGTACAGTGCGAACTGTAAGGACATCAGCTTTGATACCATTGATGAGTATTACGAGAAAATTATGAAGGTGTATCAGTAA
- a CDS encoding radical SAM protein, producing MSEEKKLNGTVIVTYRCNARCSMCNRYKAPSKPEEEISIETIKKLPKMYFTNITGGEPFIRTDLKNIVRELYKKSDRIVISTNGFFTDRIVDLCKEFPQIGIRISIEGLEKTNNEIRGLQNGYQRGYGTLKKLREMGMKDVGFGMTVQDKNAPDLVPLYKISDEMGMEFATASLHNSFYFVEAKNIIHDRPMVAKNFENLVNELLRSNSPKKWFRAYFNHGLINYIYGQKRLLPCDMSFDTFFIDPYGDVMPCNGTKDKEVMGNLNNQTWDELWNSPEAETVRAKVRCCDRDCWMIGSVSPAMHKYIWKPATWVLVHKFKALFTKHPYSMYELKICRDYRDGKVTKEDLDKCSTCDMNCVINNGLSEASKEQLKHKTGEEIVDADIAQQMETK from the coding sequence ATGTCTGAAGAAAAGAAGTTAAATGGTACGGTCATCGTCACTTATCGCTGCAACGCTCGTTGTTCTATGTGCAACCGTTATAAAGCACCTTCCAAGCCGGAAGAGGAAATCAGCATCGAAACCATCAAGAAGCTGCCGAAGATGTACTTTACCAATATCACCGGTGGCGAGCCGTTCATCCGTACCGACCTGAAAAATATTGTGCGTGAACTGTATAAGAAGTCTGACCGTATCGTTATTTCGACTAATGGTTTCTTCACTGACCGTATTGTTGACCTGTGCAAAGAGTTCCCGCAGATCGGTATTCGTATCTCCATCGAGGGTCTGGAGAAGACCAACAACGAGATCCGAGGCCTGCAGAATGGCTACCAGCGTGGTTATGGCACGCTGAAGAAGCTTCGTGAGATGGGCATGAAGGATGTCGGCTTCGGTATGACTGTTCAGGACAAAAACGCTCCTGACCTGGTTCCGCTGTACAAGATCTCTGACGAGATGGGCATGGAGTTTGCAACTGCTTCTCTGCACAACAGCTTCTACTTCGTTGAGGCGAAGAACATTATCCACGACCGTCCGATGGTGGCAAAGAACTTCGAGAATCTGGTCAACGAACTGCTCCGCAGCAATAGCCCGAAGAAGTGGTTCCGTGCTTACTTTAACCACGGCCTGATCAATTACATCTATGGCCAGAAGCGTCTGCTGCCTTGCGATATGAGCTTTGATACCTTCTTCATCGACCCGTATGGCGATGTTATGCCTTGCAACGGTACCAAGGACAAAGAGGTCATGGGAAACCTGAACAATCAGACTTGGGATGAGCTGTGGAACAGCCCGGAAGCAGAGACAGTTCGTGCAAAGGTTCGCTGCTGCGACCGTGACTGCTGGATGATCGGTTCTGTCAGCCCTGCTATGCACAAGTATATCTGGAAGCCTGCTACCTGGGTTCTGGTTCACAAGTTCAAGGCTCTGTTCACCAAGCATCCGTACAGCATGTATGAGCTGAAGATCTGCCGTGACTATCGCGATGGTAAGGTTACTAAAGAGGATCTGGATAAGTGTAGCACCTGCGATATGAACTGTGTGATCAACAACGGTCTGAGTGAAGCATCCAAGGAACAGCTGAAGCATAAGACTGGCGAGGAAATCGTGGATGCTGATATTGCACAGCAGATGGAGACGAAGTGA
- a CDS encoding acyltransferase: protein MAIKADRYEGIDGLKAYAIIGIALMHVRANGEYGIGGFVFERLIPSFTNLVFLFMMVSGFGMCCGYYQKIIDQKISMEDFYKKRYIKIWPYFALLCALEFVISPSKESLFEVFANLTLCQGLLPNANISVIGVSWTLAVIFVFYMLFPFFCFLIGNKKRAWGVAVAALVFNWVCSSYFFDANHVIKFSARTSVVYDAIYFIVGGLIFLYRKELAEFASKYKVIAGAILLIATVAYFAVGGSTLTMLFFCVAALVYTLGCNRGVLVNPVAKFLGGISFEIYLCHMVIYRVLEKLHLVHLFGNGLLAYVFTAAAVICGSVVFSVCAKWFLNKVETFLKERVRRVNHV, encoded by the coding sequence GTGGCTATAAAAGCAGATCGATACGAGGGGATAGACGGCTTGAAGGCGTATGCCATTATTGGCATTGCGCTGATGCATGTTCGCGCAAATGGAGAATATGGGATAGGAGGATTTGTGTTTGAACGGCTAATACCATCATTCACAAATCTCGTTTTTCTTTTTATGATGGTCAGTGGCTTTGGTATGTGTTGCGGTTATTACCAGAAAATTATTGACCAGAAGATCAGCATGGAGGATTTCTACAAGAAGCGGTACATCAAAATCTGGCCGTATTTTGCACTGCTTTGTGCATTAGAATTTGTGATTTCGCCGAGCAAGGAATCCCTGTTTGAAGTTTTCGCAAACTTGACTTTGTGCCAGGGACTTCTGCCAAATGCGAATATTTCTGTCATCGGCGTAAGTTGGACGCTGGCAGTCATTTTTGTGTTTTATATGCTGTTTCCATTCTTCTGTTTCCTGATTGGAAACAAGAAGAGAGCATGGGGAGTAGCGGTTGCGGCTCTGGTGTTTAACTGGGTGTGTAGCAGTTATTTCTTTGATGCAAATCATGTAATAAAGTTTAGTGCAAGGACTAGCGTTGTATATGACGCTATTTATTTCATCGTAGGTGGCCTGATTTTCCTTTATCGAAAGGAACTGGCTGAGTTTGCATCGAAGTATAAGGTCATTGCAGGAGCGATTTTACTGATTGCCACAGTTGCCTATTTTGCAGTAGGCGGTTCTACACTCACAATGTTGTTCTTCTGTGTGGCAGCACTTGTCTATACCCTCGGATGCAATCGGGGGGTGCTGGTCAATCCGGTTGCCAAGTTCCTCGGTGGTATCAGCTTCGAGATTTACCTGTGCCACATGGTAATTTATCGAGTGCTTGAGAAGCTACACCTTGTACATCTATTTGGAAATGGCCTATTGGCATATGTTTTCACAGCAGCTGCAGTCATCTGCGGTTCGGTTGTGTTCTCGGTATGTGCCAAGTGGTTCTTAAATAAAGTCGAAACATTCTTAAAAGAGAGAGTTAGGAGAGTTAATCATGTCTGA
- a CDS encoding glycosyltransferase family 4 protein, with protein sequence MKAEKKKERPLRVAILGHKTIPSRQGGIEIVVEQLAVRMVKLGQQVTVYNRSGHHVSGKEFDEKRVNEYQGIRMKYVPTIDKKGLAAVSASFFATLYSAFGRYDVVHIHAEGPAFFCWLPKLFGKRVINTVHGLDWDREKWRGSVASKFIRGGEKNAVKYADEIIVLSKGVQKYFMETYGRETHFIPNGVNRPQIREANLITDHFELKKDSYILFLGRLVPEKGIRYLVEAFKNVKTDKKLVIAGGSSDTDSFMEELKELAKGDDRILFTGFVQGAMLDELYSNAYIYTLPSDLEGMPLSLLEAMSYGNCCLVSDIPECAEVVEDKALIFKKSDVEDLQEKLQDACDHPELVMKMKSQAADFICEKYNWDEVVKETMKLYRRK encoded by the coding sequence ATGAAAGCAGAAAAAAAGAAGGAACGGCCGCTTCGGGTGGCAATCCTTGGACATAAAACCATTCCCAGCCGACAGGGCGGTATTGAAATCGTCGTGGAACAGCTGGCAGTTCGCATGGTGAAACTGGGACAGCAGGTGACTGTTTACAACCGCAGCGGACATCATGTGAGCGGAAAAGAATTTGATGAAAAGAGAGTCAATGAATATCAGGGAATCCGCATGAAATATGTGCCGACCATAGATAAAAAAGGACTGGCAGCGGTAAGCGCTTCCTTTTTCGCGACTCTTTACAGTGCATTTGGAAGATACGATGTGGTACATATCCATGCGGAAGGCCCGGCCTTTTTCTGTTGGTTACCGAAACTTTTTGGCAAGCGTGTCATCAACACGGTACATGGTTTGGACTGGGATCGCGAAAAATGGCGCGGGAGCGTTGCATCCAAGTTTATTCGTGGCGGAGAAAAAAATGCCGTGAAATATGCAGACGAAATCATTGTTCTAAGCAAAGGCGTGCAGAAGTATTTCATGGAAACATACGGAAGGGAGACGCATTTTATCCCTAATGGTGTCAATAGACCGCAGATTCGGGAAGCAAACCTGATCACGGATCATTTTGAATTGAAAAAAGATTCCTACATATTATTCCTTGGTCGTCTGGTGCCGGAGAAGGGGATTCGATATCTGGTTGAGGCCTTTAAGAATGTCAAGACAGATAAAAAATTGGTCATCGCAGGCGGCTCCAGCGATACGGATTCCTTTATGGAGGAATTGAAAGAACTGGCGAAGGGTGACGATCGGATTCTCTTTACCGGGTTTGTGCAGGGAGCGATGTTGGACGAACTGTACAGCAACGCTTACATTTACACATTGCCGTCTGATCTGGAAGGAATGCCCTTAAGTCTGCTGGAAGCAATGAGCTATGGTAATTGCTGTCTGGTTTCCGACATTCCAGAGTGCGCTGAGGTTGTGGAAGATAAGGCATTGATTTTCAAAAAATCGGATGTAGAGGACTTACAAGAAAAATTGCAAGACGCCTGTGACCATCCTGAACTGGTTATGAAAATGAAGAGTCAGGCAGCTGATTTTATCTGTGAGAAATATAACTGGGATGAAGTTGTAAAGGAAACGATGAAACTGTACAGGAGAAAATAA
- a CDS encoding 4Fe-4S dicluster domain-containing protein, with amino-acid sequence MIVVKNKADCCGCTACYSVCPKKAISMQQDQEGFLYPFVEISKCIDCKLCDSACPIENKIESKMFDRKAYVLRAKDVEIVSTSTSGGFVTPLGEWILNQGGVICGATYNEEYKVIHKISGGGRRVSRFKIRAERFRRLLF; translated from the coding sequence ATGATTGTAGTGAAGAATAAAGCAGATTGCTGTGGATGTACGGCATGCTATAGTGTATGCCCGAAAAAAGCTATAAGTATGCAGCAGGATCAAGAGGGCTTTTTATATCCATTCGTGGAAATTTCAAAGTGTATAGATTGCAAATTGTGCGATTCTGCTTGTCCTATTGAAAATAAAATCGAGTCTAAAATGTTTGATAGAAAAGCATACGTACTCAGAGCAAAGGACGTAGAAATTGTTTCTACAAGTACCTCTGGAGGATTTGTAACACCGTTAGGCGAATGGATCCTAAATCAGGGAGGTGTTATTTGTGGCGCAACTTATAATGAAGAATATAAGGTAATTCATAAAATTTCCGGGGGGGGCAGAAGAGTTTCGAGGTTCAAAATACGTGCAGAGCGATTTAGGCGATTGCTTTTCTGA
- a CDS encoding polysaccharide pyruvyl transferase family protein produces MVGVCIKYMHENYGGILQAYATVSYLENQNIEYELVRYTRKKTVTEALKDVPRLFNAVWFNSRFEGIQRKLSLKKHPEYAKNNEIRMKAFAGFKKWAFKDFSDEYIGYAALREGGKKYLAVITGSDQLWSPAGLPTNYYNLMFVPDDTLKISIASSFGVKEIPWYQKKRTIQYLNRIEYISMRENRGSEIVKELTGRDVPTILDPVFFLSRNEWLERIPNKREINEPYIFAYFLGATQEYRNAVKKLARDKGMKVVALRHMDQYVEEDENFGDFAPYDVSPERFLNLLRNAEYVCTDSFHGTAFSILNEKQFVVFNRYAENSSFSKNSRIDTLCVNFGLESRRYKNGMDLSDVVKDDIDYKAVGEKYKNLKQVTDQYLNTVLKEIRKRV; encoded by the coding sequence ATGGTTGGAGTATGCATAAAATATATGCATGAAAATTACGGAGGCATATTGCAAGCATATGCAACTGTTAGTTATTTGGAAAATCAAAATATTGAGTATGAGTTGGTTCGATATACTAGAAAGAAGACTGTGACAGAAGCACTGAAAGATGTGCCGCGTCTTTTTAATGCAGTTTGGTTTAATAGCAGATTTGAGGGAATTCAGAGAAAACTTAGTCTAAAAAAGCATCCTGAGTATGCAAAGAATAATGAAATTCGTATGAAAGCATTTGCCGGATTCAAAAAATGGGCTTTTAAGGATTTCTCCGATGAGTATATCGGCTATGCGGCATTACGCGAGGGTGGAAAGAAATATTTGGCGGTTATAACAGGAAGCGATCAGCTTTGGAGTCCAGCAGGATTGCCAACGAATTATTACAATTTGATGTTTGTTCCGGATGACACGCTAAAAATTTCAATTGCTTCTAGTTTCGGAGTAAAGGAAATTCCGTGGTATCAAAAGAAAAGAACGATACAGTATTTGAATCGCATTGAATACATTAGTATGCGTGAGAATCGAGGAAGTGAGATTGTCAAGGAATTGACTGGTCGAGATGTTCCTACGATTTTAGACCCTGTTTTCTTTTTGAGTAGAAACGAATGGCTGGAGAGAATTCCTAATAAAAGAGAAATCAATGAGCCATATATTTTCGCATACTTCCTTGGTGCCACACAGGAATATCGCAATGCAGTAAAGAAATTAGCTCGCGACAAGGGCATGAAAGTCGTTGCATTGCGACACATGGATCAGTATGTAGAAGAAGATGAAAACTTTGGAGACTTTGCTCCGTATGACGTGAGCCCAGAGAGATTTCTGAATCTTCTGCGAAATGCAGAGTATGTCTGCACAGATTCTTTCCACGGGACTGCATTTTCTATTCTTAATGAAAAGCAGTTTGTGGTATTTAACAGATATGCTGAAAATTCCAGCTTTTCAAAAAATTCTCGTATTGATACCCTGTGTGTGAATTTTGGTCTAGAAAGTCGGCGTTATAAAAATGGAATGGACTTATCAGACGTTGTAAAAGATGATATTGATTATAAAGCTGTAGGGGAAAAATATAAAAACCTTAAGCAGGTAACAGATCAATATTTAAATACTGTATTGAAAGAAATTAGAAAGCGTGTGTAA
- a CDS encoding sugar transferase yields MYEKAADGWAKHLDFIVLDVICLEIALAIAYMMRHGVSNWLCEPRYRNLTIIVFFIDFVLLQFLDTLKNVLKRGYYKEFVRTLYQAVMLVLCVTAYMFATQEGTDYSRFTIFNMGFIYLLLSYFTRILLKRYLLRHMNREIHTALLVVSSEQKAPSVFAKIREHNYEHYTIRGLVCHDAEKVGRIVDGVPVVATYATVADYVRDRWVDEVLLAVPEADPYPGGLIEQLTAMGLTVHMSLDKSKELVGLKQLVGNVGGLAVITSTLNYMSSRQSFEKRVLDIIGGLVGCIFTGIVYLFVAPAIKKESPGPVFFTQTRVGKNGKQFKIYKFRSMYLDAEARKAELMSQNRIQDGMMFKMAFDPRIIGNRIDANGNRVTGIGEFIRKYSLDEFPQFFNVLKGDMSLVGTRPPTLDEFEKYEYHHRARLAIRPGITGMWQVSGRSNILDFEEVVRLDTEYINNWSLGMDIKILLKTVLAVVKKDGSM; encoded by the coding sequence TTGTACGAAAAAGCAGCGGATGGCTGGGCGAAGCATCTGGATTTCATCGTGCTGGATGTGATCTGTCTGGAGATCGCACTGGCCATTGCTTATATGATGCGCCATGGTGTTTCAAACTGGCTATGCGAACCCAGATACCGGAATCTGACGATTATTGTTTTCTTTATTGATTTTGTGCTTCTGCAGTTTCTGGATACGTTGAAAAATGTCCTGAAACGGGGCTATTATAAAGAGTTTGTGCGAACCCTGTATCAGGCAGTGATGCTTGTGCTGTGCGTGACTGCATATATGTTTGCCACCCAGGAAGGAACCGATTATTCACGGTTCACTATTTTTAACATGGGGTTCATTTATCTGCTCCTTTCCTATTTTACCCGGATTTTGCTGAAAAGGTATCTCCTTCGGCACATGAACCGGGAGATACATACCGCGTTGCTGGTGGTCAGCAGCGAGCAGAAGGCTCCTTCTGTTTTTGCGAAAATCCGGGAACACAACTATGAGCATTATACCATTCGTGGGCTGGTGTGCCATGATGCGGAGAAGGTCGGCAGGATCGTGGACGGTGTTCCCGTAGTGGCCACCTATGCCACTGTGGCAGATTATGTCAGGGATAGATGGGTGGACGAGGTGCTTCTGGCAGTGCCCGAGGCCGATCCCTACCCCGGGGGACTCATTGAGCAGCTGACGGCCATGGGCCTTACCGTTCACATGAGTCTGGACAAGTCCAAAGAACTGGTGGGATTAAAACAGCTGGTGGGCAACGTGGGCGGCCTGGCGGTCATTACCTCTACCCTGAACTACATGTCTAGCCGCCAGAGCTTTGAGAAGCGGGTGCTGGATATCATCGGTGGCCTGGTGGGCTGCATTTTCACCGGCATCGTTTACCTTTTCGTGGCACCTGCCATCAAAAAGGAATCCCCGGGCCCAGTATTTTTCACCCAGACCCGGGTGGGCAAGAATGGAAAGCAATTCAAGATTTATAAGTTCCGCAGTATGTATCTGGATGCGGAAGCGCGCAAGGCAGAGCTCATGAGCCAGAACCGGATCCAGGACGGCATGATGTTTAAGATGGCATTCGATCCCCGGATCATCGGCAACCGCATCGATGCAAACGGCAACCGGGTCACCGGCATCGGTGAATTTATCCGGAAATATTCCCTGGATGAATTTCCACAGTTCTTCAACGTGCTCAAAGGCGATATGTCGTTGGTGGGAACCCGTCCGCCTACCCTGGACGAGTTCGAGAAGTACGAGTACCATCACCGTGCCCGCCTGGCCATCCGGCCGGGTATCACCGGTATGTGGCAGGTCAGTGGCCGCAGCAACATTCTGGATTTTGAAGAAGTTGTACGGCTGGACACGGAGTATATCAATAACTGGAGCCTTGGGATGGACATTAAGATCCTGCTCAAAACCGTGCTGGCCGTTGTGAAAAAGGATGGCTCCATGTAG
- a CDS encoding CpsB/CapC family capsule biosynthesis tyrosine phosphatase — MTEKYIDIHCHMLPGVDDGADSWELCRRMLKTSAEEGAEAVILTPHYYPGHMDTDSETVGRRFAELKARLTQEWQLDVQVYLGSELYYSYDTPAFLANGIARTLADSRYILVEFSPGVRYQSLQQGLTRLLENGYYVILAHLERYDTLYQDFGRVEELYNMGVYLQANARPVCGKDGRHKKAFLKALLDQEMLSFIATDAHDMRARAPQMADCAAYLCKKYSADYARWLLYENPSCILENRKI, encoded by the coding sequence ATGACAGAAAAGTACATAGATATCCATTGTCACATGCTGCCGGGGGTGGATGACGGCGCGGACAGCTGGGAATTGTGTCGGAGAATGCTGAAGACATCTGCGGAAGAGGGCGCAGAAGCTGTGATTTTAACCCCCCATTACTACCCGGGGCACATGGACACGGACAGTGAGACGGTCGGACGACGGTTCGCGGAACTTAAGGCCAGGCTCACACAGGAATGGCAGCTGGATGTGCAGGTCTATCTGGGCAGTGAGCTCTATTATAGTTACGATACCCCGGCGTTCCTCGCCAACGGAATCGCCAGAACCCTGGCAGATTCCAGGTATATCCTGGTGGAATTCTCTCCGGGCGTGCGTTACCAGTCCCTGCAGCAGGGACTGACCCGCCTTCTGGAAAACGGCTATTATGTCATACTGGCCCACCTGGAACGATATGACACATTATATCAGGATTTCGGCCGGGTCGAGGAGTTGTATAACATGGGGGTCTACCTGCAGGCCAACGCCAGACCGGTCTGTGGAAAAGACGGACGGCATAAGAAGGCATTTTTGAAAGCGCTTCTGGATCAGGAAATGCTCTCCTTTATCGCCACGGATGCCCACGATATGCGGGCACGGGCACCGCAGATGGCAGATTGTGCCGCCTATCTGTGTAAAAAATACAGCGCGGATTATGCCAGGTGGCTGTTGTATGAGAATCCGTCGTGTATTCTGGAGAACAGGAAAATTTAG
- a CDS encoding glycosyltransferase produces the protein MNNEVVRVLVTSPLGVGGVTNMMIHIQEHLDRSKINFDYLVFHDRHEPMEDKVLSLGSKKYVASADNVKFRPFRRIWRINEIRKVCKRNHIKILHYNADCAADMTNIIGAKLGGVQYITIHSHNAGFGAAGNGIRFISKILKPLIPLFCDNFYGCSELAARFLFPRSIIESGRCSVLPNGIDLEKYDYNEAVRREIRKKLNLEGKYVVGHAGRFSDQKNHSFLLDIFQAVHRKNPNTVLLLFGVGELQEAMKNKARTLGIEDAVIFYGASNEMNKMWQAMDIFVMPSLHEGLPVTGVEAQASGLPCVFSDAITKEVGLTSNTEFLSLQEKPDVWAEHVLKYMNVQRKSERKILEQAGYDIQQTADTLAQLYLNVAEKL, from the coding sequence ATGAATAATGAAGTAGTTAGAGTATTGGTGACATCTCCGCTTGGTGTTGGAGGTGTAACTAATATGATGATTCATATCCAGGAACACCTGGACAGATCTAAAATAAATTTTGACTATCTTGTTTTTCATGATAGGCACGAACCTATGGAAGACAAAGTTCTTTCATTGGGAAGTAAAAAGTATGTTGCCTCAGCGGATAATGTGAAATTTAGACCTTTTAGAAGAATTTGGAGAATTAATGAAATTCGGAAAGTCTGCAAGAGAAATCATATTAAAATCCTACATTATAATGCGGATTGTGCAGCAGATATGACAAATATTATTGGCGCAAAATTGGGTGGAGTTCAATATATTACAATACATAGTCACAATGCTGGCTTTGGAGCAGCAGGTAATGGAATTCGATTTATAAGCAAAATCTTAAAGCCATTAATTCCACTCTTTTGCGATAACTTTTATGGCTGTTCAGAACTAGCTGCAAGATTTCTATTTCCGAGGTCAATTATTGAATCTGGTAGGTGTTCAGTACTTCCGAATGGAATTGATTTGGAGAAATATGATTATAATGAAGCTGTTCGTCGAGAAATACGAAAAAAGCTGAATCTGGAAGGTAAGTATGTTGTAGGACATGCTGGACGGTTTTCTGATCAAAAAAATCACAGCTTTTTGCTGGACATCTTTCAAGCAGTACACCGAAAAAATCCAAATACTGTGTTACTTTTATTTGGCGTTGGTGAACTACAAGAAGCGATGAAAAATAAGGCTAGGACATTAGGAATTGAAGACGCTGTAATTTTTTATGGAGCTTCAAATGAAATGAATAAAATGTGGCAGGCAATGGATATTTTTGTAATGCCATCTTTGCATGAAGGTCTTCCGGTCACGGGGGTTGAGGCACAGGCGAGCGGATTGCCATGTGTTTTCTCCGATGCAATAACAAAAGAAGTAGGCTTAACTTCAAATACAGAATTCCTTTCTCTTCAAGAAAAACCTGATGTGTGGGCGGAACATGTTTTGAAGTATATGAATGTGCAAAGGAAAAGTGAAAGAAAAATATTGGAGCAGGCAGGTTATGATATTCAGCAGACAGCAGATACACTTGCACAACTGTATTTGAATGTTGCTGAAAAACTATAA